One window of the Microvirga mediterraneensis genome contains the following:
- a CDS encoding sigma-70 family RNA polymerase sigma factor, with translation MPQNSKPPSEFTRPETASSAAALSAAVRLHLGKQLRALYGDPAEDKLPRDLARLADRVAQVIRAHTEPVDQEFVNGVMDALPNLRAFALSLTGKVDQAEDLVQDTVLKALTKQDTFESGTNLQAWLFTILRNGFYSTHRKTSREVEDGDGTHAASMIAIPDQEDKLALQDLSTALEKLPQEQREAIILIGAEGMSYEDAAEALGVKVGTIKSRVNRARNRLAELMGTSRADHDHSATV, from the coding sequence ATGCCACAGAATTCCAAACCCCCGTCCGAGTTCACCCGTCCCGAGACCGCCAGCTCGGCGGCGGCACTGAGCGCCGCCGTGCGGCTGCACCTCGGTAAGCAGTTGCGTGCCCTTTATGGCGACCCCGCGGAGGACAAGCTGCCGCGCGACCTCGCCCGTCTGGCCGACCGCGTCGCCCAGGTCATCCGTGCGCATACGGAGCCGGTCGACCAGGAGTTCGTCAACGGTGTCATGGATGCGTTGCCGAACTTGCGCGCCTTCGCCCTGTCGCTGACCGGAAAGGTCGATCAGGCGGAGGATCTGGTTCAGGATACGGTGCTCAAGGCCTTGACCAAGCAGGACACTTTCGAATCCGGCACGAACCTGCAGGCCTGGCTCTTCACGATTCTGCGAAACGGGTTCTACTCCACCCACCGCAAGACCAGCCGCGAGGTGGAGGACGGCGACGGCACCCATGCCGCGAGCATGATCGCGATCCCTGACCAGGAAGACAAGCTCGCGCTCCAGGATCTCTCCACGGCTCTGGAGAAGCTTCCGCAGGAGCAGCGCGAGGCGATCATCCTCATCGGCGCCGAAGGCATGTCATACGAGGATGCGGCGGAAGCCCTGGGCGTGAAGGTCGGGACGATCAAAAGCCGGGTCAATCGTGCCCGTAACCGTCTCGCCGAGCTCATGGGAACATCCCGCGCCGATCACGACCACTCGGCAACCGTTTGA
- the xylB gene encoding xylulokinase, with amino-acid sequence MAHYLGIDVGTSAVKAILVDEQQTSVAEADIPLQISRPHDLWSEQDPDLWWEAVQTALDQLRTRSASALADIRGIGLSGQMHGAVLLDANDRPLRPAILWNDGRSFREAQELRDRYPELSHAMGVIPMPGFTAPKLVWLARHEPEIFRAVRKVMLPKDYIRLKLTGDIVTEMSDAAGTWWLDEGKRDWSDAALAATGLSRDQMPRLVEGSQASGILLADIARRWGLGSDVVVAGGAGDAAAGAVGLGAIDDGSAFISLGTSGQLFVTTRSFSPAPEAVVHSFCHAVPDRWFQMAAMLNAASCLAWGAQLLKRDIGQLLHETEAAYTKPSSLLFLPYLTGERTPHNDPYARGVFFGLSPQTQQTDLVQAILEGVAFSFADAKECLAQAGTPLTYAGMIGGGSRSAFWARIFASVLDVRMLRYHGSDKGPAFGAARLARLATTGESPDTVCTPPRILETIEPEPQLVDLYRPRIDAFRSLYRALKPEFSRP; translated from the coding sequence GTGGCCCATTATCTCGGCATCGATGTCGGCACCTCAGCCGTGAAGGCGATCCTCGTCGACGAGCAGCAAACATCGGTCGCGGAAGCGGACATCCCCCTGCAGATATCCCGTCCGCACGATCTCTGGTCCGAGCAGGACCCGGACCTCTGGTGGGAGGCGGTGCAGACGGCGCTCGATCAGCTTCGCACGCGATCCGCGTCGGCGCTAGCGGATATCCGCGGCATCGGCCTCTCGGGTCAGATGCACGGAGCCGTTCTTCTCGACGCAAACGACCGGCCTCTCCGCCCCGCGATTCTTTGGAATGACGGTCGCTCCTTTCGAGAAGCGCAGGAGCTCCGCGACAGGTATCCGGAGCTGTCCCATGCCATGGGCGTCATTCCGATGCCCGGCTTCACTGCGCCGAAGCTCGTATGGCTCGCGCGGCATGAGCCGGAGATCTTTCGCGCCGTGCGCAAGGTGATGCTTCCGAAGGACTACATCCGCCTCAAGCTCACCGGCGACATCGTGACGGAGATGTCGGACGCCGCCGGCACCTGGTGGCTGGACGAGGGCAAGCGTGATTGGTCCGATGCCGCGCTGGCCGCGACAGGTCTCAGCCGGGACCAGATGCCGAGGCTCGTCGAAGGTTCGCAGGCATCAGGAATTCTGCTGGCCGACATCGCCCGACGATGGGGTCTGGGGAGCGATGTGGTCGTGGCGGGCGGCGCGGGGGATGCGGCGGCCGGCGCCGTGGGTCTCGGCGCCATCGATGATGGATCGGCCTTCATCTCGCTCGGCACGTCCGGCCAGCTTTTCGTCACGACCCGGAGCTTCAGCCCGGCTCCCGAGGCCGTGGTGCATTCCTTCTGCCATGCGGTGCCGGATCGCTGGTTCCAGATGGCCGCGATGCTGAACGCGGCAAGCTGTCTGGCCTGGGGAGCCCAGCTCCTGAAGCGGGACATCGGCCAGCTCCTGCACGAGACCGAAGCCGCCTATACGAAACCGTCATCCCTCCTCTTCCTGCCTTATCTCACGGGAGAGCGGACGCCGCACAACGATCCTTACGCACGCGGTGTGTTCTTCGGCCTCTCGCCGCAGACGCAGCAGACGGACCTCGTGCAGGCGATCCTCGAAGGCGTGGCCTTCAGTTTCGCCGACGCGAAGGAATGTCTCGCGCAGGCAGGCACGCCGCTAACCTATGCGGGGATGATCGGTGGTGGGTCGAGGAGCGCGTTCTGGGCCAGAATCTTCGCGAGCGTGCTGGACGTCCGGATGCTGCGCTATCATGGCAGCGACAAGGGGCCGGCATTCGGTGCGGCACGGCTGGCGCGATTGGCGACGACCGGCGAATCCCCGGATACGGTGTGCACGCCACCCAGGATTCTGGAAACCATCGAGCCCGAGCCGCAGCTCGTCGACCTCTATCGTCCGAGGATCGATGCCTTCCGCAGCCTGTATCGCGCCCTGAAGCCGGAATTCTCGCGTCCCTGA